The genomic DNA actcatatccagcttcttatccactgtaacccgcaggtccttttctgcagaactgctgcctagctattcagtccctagtctgtagcagtgcatgggattcttccatcctaagtgcagggctctgcactgtccttgttgaacctcatcagatttcttttggcccagtcctctaatttgtctaggtccctctgtatcctgtccctccctctagcgtatctaccactcctcccagcttagtgtcatctgcaaacttgctgagggtgcagtctaccccatcctccagatcattaatgaagctattgaacaaaaccggccccaggaccgacccttggggcactccacttgtttaaaaaaatcctacaatAGACTTTAATGGCAAAGTAGATTTGTTTCAGAACTATCGGCACCATATTTAATGGCTACAGTGTTCTCTAGACAGGGCtggtccaggcaccagcattccaagcaggtgcttggggcggcaatctgcaaggggcgggccgtgagtccctgtgtttttgcccccaagcagcacactgaattgccgccgcggacagtgggggcagtctgtgtgccgttagggcggctTGTGTTTCGgcggcagcagcaattcagcggcagcttctatgttcaccTGTCCTGTTCAGCCGGCTAAAGACAGatgctgctgccgaattgccgccaccacgGAAACACGCGAGCCGCCCTGACGGCACACGGACAGTTCCCGCCGTCCACGGCGGCAATTTGGCTcgctgcttagggcggcaaaaacagtagagctggccctgtctctAGATAGGAAGGCATGGTGCAAGGGCAGGTGCTTAGGTACCAGGCTAGATGCACCCATTGGTCTGATCTGGatcctgggctggatgggcccaggGGGGTGTGTCCAGTGTTGCTAACaaagccacccccagcctgggcacAAGGGGCCTCCTCTGCCTGGGGTTACAGCAGCCACTCACCTCATCACAGATGGTGATCAGGCCTCCAGCCAATCAGTGACCTCCACTCTTCCAGCTGCCACAGCTGCTGCCCCTGATTGGAAGATTCCCCGTGACCGAGTGGGACTGAGGATgtctggctggggctgcagcatgAGGAAATCAGGACTTTGTCCCACAGTGTGTCTGGCGCGGGGACACTCCCTGCACCGGGGGGTCTATGGCCTGCAGAGTGCCGGGTCAGCGCCCATGGATGCTGTCTGCTCCCAGCGTCGTCCTGCcgccagggccgcccgggggggttgaggggggcaagtgggacaatttgcctcaggccctgcaagggcccccatgagaatatagtattctatagtagtGCAACATTTTTTTATGCGAGggccccccgaaattgctttgccccagtccccctgaatcctctgggcagccctgcctgctgcaggAAGGCAGGTGGCTGCTGGTTGGTGACTGAGCCCTGTGTGGGGGCACACGGGGATGCTGGCCGGTCAGGTGTCAGGATTAGCTGTGCACACAGCACGTCACACCCCGCGGGGAGCCACACCTGGCACACGGCTGCTACCTGCTCTGGTCAGGCCTCGGTCCTGGCACTGCCTGGGTGTGCAGTGAGCAAAGTGCACAGGCTGTTTGCAGGGGCTGCCGGTTGGCTCGCCCGCTCCTTCCCCATGGCCAGAGGGTGAGACCCCTCCCTAGGGCAGGTACCATGGGCCTGGCTGTCGCCCTGCGGGTCTGTTGGTGCCTCCGGGGGTGAGtacgggaggggctggggaggggctgaggcCCGGGGACTCAGGACTCAGCTGTACTGtgtcccctggctctgggaatggagggcTGGTTTGTGCCCCCCAGCTCCTATGGGGCCGCTCCAGCATCGCCCCTCGGAAGATCGAAAaccacctcctccttcccagccggGATTCGCTCCTGGCCCGGTACCCGGTGCCCTGCCCCATGGTACCCggtgccctgccccagagcgggtccagcccccgggctcccccaggccctgcagccctCGCCCCACTCAGCCCTTCGCACCCCGGgcccaggccaggctggggcaTCCCCGCGGGCCCGCAGCCAGGGGATGTTTGACCTGCACAGCCCGGTCTGCCCGGATACCGATGACGAACAGCCTCGGCCTGCGTCCTGATTGGACGGCCACAGGCAGCTGAGAGACTGGAAAGTGGAAGTGCTATGACAGTGCTGGTGCAGCGCTGGTGCTAGTCAGTGCAAGGGACACGGCGCTGCccggctcccctgcccccccgcgtGCAGGGTGACCCCACGTCccgatattcggggctttgtctCACACAGGCGCCtattgcccccccccgcccccgcccccgccccatgGCCTGGGGGCTGCTCCTGGCGCTCTGCGGGGCGCTCCTGGCTCCGGCCGCGGCGGGTGGTGAGTCCGGGGGGCGCTGGGTGCCCCAGCTGGGGGTGTCACCGGAACAGGCCGGGCAGCTCCCTGTGACACGCGTGGGGGGCACAAACTGGGGGGCACAAGAGGTTCTTGGGGGGTCTGAACAAAGTGGGATCCTGGGGGTCCCGCAGGACCCTCTGCCGTGATAGCGGCGCAGGataaacggggggggggggattgcgGGGCGGAGAGGGGTAAGATAATAGTCCTCCCGCCCCACCCCGGCCAGCAGCCTCCACTCTCCGCCCCCCCACTCTGAAAGCAGCGCCCCCGCCAGCAGCAACGACGAGGGATTAATGCCAATTACCAGTAATGGGCGGGGGCGCGACACATTCCGTGAATGATGGGCGGGGGGGCGACTGGAGCAGTTTACACCCACGGCTTAAATGGCTGTAACCGGAGCGGGGCGAGGGGGCAGCCGCCCAGGGTGCAAAGCTGCAGGGGTGGAAAATGGGGTGGAAATATGATGAAAAAACTGGGTAGGGGGCACAAAGATGCTTGCTGGCCCCGGGCACTAGACTAGTTACCAGCTGGGCGGGAGGGCACCCCATTGGGCGGCCTACAGGAGCACAGAGGGGGGGGTTATTTCATGGACTGCACAGTAACGGTATGTACACgtgtggggggctgtgtgtgtgtttgcaactCCCTCTCCATTGCCTTAGGTTAACAGGTAGCCTTGCACTGACACAGACGCATTTATTATTCACACAAACACATCAACCTGCTGTCACGGGTTGGATTTTCTTACCACAATCAGTATTTCCCTGTGCCTGAGTGAGCCAAAATTGGGGTGAAAAATCAGTAAACCCCAAATAACGGCTTCTGTCAAACCTGGGAATTATTCAGTAAAAAGTCagttaaaactgaaaacaaagtgtCTTACACGCCCCACATGCATACACCCCCGGCACACGCATATGTAAACATgcagaccacacacacacacgcaagctACCCCCGACCAGTGTCTGCCGCATTAGGCTTTTGGCCTACACCTTTTCCCCCCGCCAATGTCTGAGCCCCCTAAACAAGCCGCCACCTTTCAGAGGCGCAGGCTGAGAGATCGTCCCTCCTGATTCCTGTGAGTCATTGACAGATCCCAGCTTGTCCCTCGCCCaggatggggcagagggcaggggaacgaggctgggggtgggatgtCTCTGCTGCTGGTCCCCACTGAGTGACCCTGGTGTCCCCTGAACACGGGAGGAAGCCGCTTGTTAACTCAACCTCACTTCTGTTGCTTTAGGGTACCACAGCCTGGCCGTGCTAGTCACAGCCGTCACCCAGGAAGATGGGACCTATCACTTCATCATGATCGCCCGGCTGGATGATGTTAAGATCGCGTACTACAGCAGTGACGTGCGAGAGGTCAGAGCCACCCAGACGTGGGCAGAGCAGGCCGTGGGTGCTGAGTATCTCCAGGAAAAGACCCGGGATTTCTGGGTGTATGAGGAGGGCGCTAAAGGCGATACCAGGAGGTGGATGCAGCTGCACAACCAGACGGGCGGTGAGTGTCTGAGAATTGTTATTATTCATGGACATGCGAGAGCTGCCTGCTCAGAATCACTCCCCCTGGGGATCGGGGCCtcgctgtgccaggtgctgcccaaaccagagctggctggaaaatggagttTACTTCCCACAGAAAATGTGTTATTCCCAGGAGTGTTTTCATTCCCGATTGGAAGGAAAGTCGGAAATGGGAGGTTTCCTGTTGGAAGAAAATGTTTCAGAAATTCCATctcaggcagggagctgggcagccctgggatctTTCCTTTCAATTTCCCCAACAGAAAATCAATGTTTTCTGGCCAAATTGAAATTTTCCTATGAAAAATGGTGTGGATAAAAAGTGAATAGAATAATTCTTTACTCTTCCCCACAATAAAAAAAcaagggtcacctgatgaaatgaataggcagcaggtctaaTACAGACACgtggaagtactttttcacacaacacacagtcatccCGAGAAACATGTTGCTGGGGAACGTTCTAAAGCCAAAAGTGTCACTGgattcaaagaagaactagagaagttcctAGAAGATTGGCCCATCGATGGCTATGAGCCAAGATGGCCAAGGATGGAACCcgatgctctgggtgtccctaaacctccgcctgccagaatctgggaggggaagacggGTGGATCACTCcagaattgccctgttctgtgcaCTCTCCCTGAGTCCCTGGTGTTGGTCACTGTCAGACCTTAGTCTCACTCCGTATGGCACCTCTCATGTTCACCACTggagagactccaggagctcagtaACTGTCACCATCCGGCCAAGTGTCCTCTGACCCCACCCGCCTGCAGACACATTTCCCAGCTCTCAGTGCAGGgtctgagctctctctctctctctctcctccgcAGGGGTTCACACCGAGCAGGTTCACGTGGGCTGTGCGCTGAGTGACCAGGCCCCCATGGACCCGAGGTTCCAGTTCGCCTACGACGGGGGGGACTTTATCTGCTTTGACAACCGGACGGGGACGTGGGTTGCGGCCGTGCAGCCGGCCTTCATTCAGAAGCAGCTGTGGGAGACGCATAAGTTCTGGACTCAGTACGTCCAGAGGTACCTGCAGTCCGAGTGCCTGGAGACCCTGCGGAGCCTGGTGCAGCATGGAAGAGCGGTCCTGGAGCAGCAGGGTGAGCGAACAGCTATGGATTGGAGGGGACAGGGCACAAGGACACCAGTGGGACTTGGGCATGTCTGAAAGGGCAGTGTGACCTAGTGGATAGTGTTCTGAGTCGCAGTTCAGTGCATaggggttctattcccacctctgctgctgggtgactttgggtgagtctctccctctctcagtgCCTCTATTTGCCCAtcagtacaatggggataatggcaccaacctgttttataaagtgctttgagatcgacCGACGACAAGCACTCAACGAGAGCTACAGGTTGTTTTTAGTGCAAACGGGTTATTAGCCAGTTCTGGCTGCCTGGGCGTCTCCGTTCTGAAGGGCCTTTCCCGTTGGTTTCCAGCTCCCTCAGACTTCCCTTTTCAGGCTGAAATGTCCCAGCTCTGGGCTGTGAATTGATTAATTTTGCCAAGTTTGGTCCAGAAAAGGCCCAGCCCCTTGTGAGTGTGAAGGAAgcgggtgaggggagggggatgcaTGCTGTCATTTATACAAAGCAAAAATTGTTTTGAGGTTCTTGTGCCCAGTGCTGTCACCTCTACAGCCGAGGGCAGAGACATAGACAGGAACTTGGGACCATGTGACAAAGGGATTTAAGCGCATGACAATGTAGACAGGGACCAGCTGGGATTTCCGAACGGAGGCGCCTGGCTGCCCATGAAATCACTGGGGTTAGATGCTGAGGGGcgtttggaaatctggcccttagccCCTAAATCGCACACGCGTGTTTGGGTGGCCCAGTGACAGCCTGCCTGGGCGTAGCCGTGTTATAGcgctgttgggtctaaacttttggtgaactttggggagccaaaacacacccagactgactgtctctgcataatccttcctgaacccttttgaacaaagcactgacctgcaaactactcatgacaccccctttccctagtagccattagcctttatctctatgcatttacttgttaacttgcttttcctgtaaaatcttgattaattatgcatgaccattatcttttgttaatcactttgtttacttctgtgtataaatattgatgctcacccctaataaaggggccacacttaatctaaagctttttagagctaaggatagtgtgagcccgttgatcaacgcattggtgtctggtctctgacagaattgtgtgccccataccaactccgcacgaactcgggtgctggagaggtgagtgaggacttgctttattacctaacaatttgggggctcgtccgggattccttctggtgcggtacctctgtccagtggtcagaccactcatatatgaattggcaaggcgccacaggagatttctcccagccaattcaatattgaggggtcgtgtattggacagcagggtaaacgccagttggagggctcctgtcagacaccatgggtcaagggactagcgtgcctcttgagagtccgttggggattgtaaataagttatggaacgaagggaaactcccagtacagacaggaatgtctaggaagaagttgtacacactatgtgtaaggaattggactgggtataccgcggtattggccgacccggagatgaggtggccttcgtatggctctttcgaacaggctgccttaagaggagtaaagagccagatcgaaaaagaccatccgggacagttatgttactggctttgttggaacacagcagcagagctgtggaaatctttaaaaattatggcagtcaggtactctcctgagagtgaaccccctccaggttatttcgatgaagggtgtaaacCACGgtgtgttttgactcgtcagctggtcccctctgcacctgcccctattcctccgcagggggactctctccatgtagcagaggggaatctgcagaatcccaaattggaatttctgcagaaggatgaggaggaaatggaggggcaaacctcgggaggagtagttactaggctaatgtccaaacagatacagcagggtgcatgcccccccctgaggatagcccagaggatgtccccgtcaaatctcttgcgagtaataaaagtatagttagagagatgcctttacagctgcaccaccagctcagcccattccccaggcctggatcaactacgggaaacagcagcagccgcagcaaactcagcctcctcaatgacggtaccccgggggcgaagacaaacaatgtgatggtcttatttccttaatgtctttagccggctcctttctcactttctcccctcccagcaaagagcctcgtttaaccctttcagtccagggactgcctgtctctttcctcattgatactggggctactttctctcttttaaatcatgccccctctccctggctatcctctgaggttaaaactgcgactggggtggagggcaacccacagtctctgggactcactttgcctttgaatgttatttatgctgataaatgttttcctcaccgttttcttttttccccagcttgtccgatccctttgatgggccgggatttactctgtaagcttgaggctactttaacctgcactcctgaaggggtaggattattgatgacagtgttaggagattcggcccctactcagggtaattgggaaacacccccctctctctcccctgacctcactgacttgccttcaaccctctggggaatttctgacactgatgttggcctgctcctttcggcagagcccgtaaggattcaggtgaagccttccttaaccccccccgtcagtccctcaataccccctgtcgctggaagcccgggagggcatccgccccattatcgagggattcattgcacaaaagctagtccgccctcagcgcactccctgtaacacccctatactgcctgtcaaaaagcctcctaaaaaggacggagaccctgttcgttggcgctttgtacaggatctacgagttgttaatcagtatgtggtccctcttcatgcagtagttcctgacccagctactatcatcagccaaatcccctgggatgctgagtggttcactgttattgacttaaaatcagcttttttcagcattcctgtgcacccagactctcagtatctctttggtttcacctgggagggacaaagttatgtctggcaacgacttcctcaaggctacagagacagccccacgattttcagccagtgcctccgccacgacttggaaggtttcaccagtccgcagggatccacattggtcctatgcgtagatgacatcctattaggtaatcgcgaagaagctgccctccgcatcgatggtaaggcacttttattatacctacacaccagaggccacaaggtagaccctaaaaagattcagtgggtctcactgggcttcctgttaaccccagagggaagacagatggacccagcccgcataaagactatcaaaactgccctctaccgaacaccaagaaacaacttcgaggtttcttaggattaattggcttctgtcgcccctggttgccgtcctgcggggagttaagcaaaccgctccaccgactcactgctaaccttgctcctgaccctttgcagtggtccccggacactattcaagcctttcagttactcaaggacagtgtggcctcctccatgtctctccgcccccccaattacagcaaaccctttcacctttttgtccacgagaggggcggaattgctagtggtgtccttacccagctgagcgggccccaccatttcccgcttgctttttactctcagcaaatcgaccctgtcgctcagggaaccccatcctgcacccggactctggcagcagctgccctgctgatcacaaaggcaaagagcctaaccctgggtcattttaccacggtttggacctctcatgccttgtcagcccttctgcgtaggggcacaacccaagtcttttcggcccatcgtcagcaacagctagaggccgaactcttagaagacactaacctaatttttgaaaggtgtggaccccttaatccagctaccttgcttcctgacctgccagtcctccaggatcagcacgactgtgtggaagtagtttacagcatcttacagataagagacaacctgtttgacgtgccactggacaaccccgattgcatcctcttctcggacggaagctccttctatgttaatggcaagcgtttcactggttatgctgtcacctctgaatggaacattcaagaggccgcctcactgccaggcaactggggagcccaagccgctgaactctatgccctggcccgagcttgccagttggccgctggtaaaaccgttaccatttttactgatagcaaatatgcttttggagttgtgcattgtcatatccacctctggaagtttcgaggtttccagacagctgccggtaaacccattcagcacctccccctcatccacaagcttttggacgccctccaaaaaccctctgtcctggctgtagttcactgccgggcccatactaa from Gopherus flavomarginatus isolate rGopFla2 chromosome 12, rGopFla2.mat.asm, whole genome shotgun sequence includes the following:
- the LOC127032756 gene encoding class I histocompatibility antigen, F10 alpha chain-like, encoding MAWGLLLALCGALLAPAAAGGYHSLAVLVTAVTQEDGTYHFIMIARLDDVKIAYYSSDVREVRATQTWAEQAVGAEYLQEKTRDFWVYEEGAKGDTRRWMQLHNQTGGVHTEQVHVGCALSDQAPMDPRFQFAYDGGDFICFDNRTGTWVAAVQPAFIQKQLWETHKFWTQYVQRYLQSECLETLRSLVQHGRAVLEQQAPPMVSVSRRDDPDSSVTLSCHARGFYPRPIHVSWVWDGEDILAEKYSSGILPNDIHSYYMQSFLEISPQQEDGHRYACRVEHSSLPEPVLVWDKGGEG